The following are encoded together in the Coffea arabica cultivar ET-39 chromosome 1c, Coffea Arabica ET-39 HiFi, whole genome shotgun sequence genome:
- the LOC113724123 gene encoding xyloglucan glycosyltransferase 4-like isoform X1, with protein MAPSSVVVNIEKPGGNNGIALVEINDPNSPLLQDKQKVAGPKQFTWVLFLKAQRALGCIPWLVTGLLAMFVSVKKRIAHSDATDEDYKYRGRLYKFLKAFLAISVVALVIEIIAYFQKWNLSMIRPWEVHGAVQWCYMAWLTLRVDYAAPFLVMLSKFCIVLFMIQSLDRLVLCLGWFWIKFKKLMPVVEGEAYDIEDASSFPMVLVQIPMCNEKEVYEQSIAAVCQLDWPKDRLLVQVLDDSDDEIAQALIRTEVLSWKEKGVNIVYRHRFIRTGYKAGNLKSAMACDYVKDFEFVAIFDADFQPNPDFLKQTIPHFKGKPEVGLVQARWSFVNKDENLLTRLQNINLCFHFAVEQQVNGVFLNFFGFNGTAGVWRIKALEDSGGWLDRTTVEDMDIAVRAHLQGWKFIYLDDVRVLCELPESYEAYRKQQHRWHSGPMQLFRLCLPAIITSNISIWKKANMIFLFFLLRKLILPFYSFTLFCIILPLTMFIPEAELPAWVICYVPIVLSILNILPAPKSFPFLMPYLLFENTMSVTKFNAMISGLFQLGSAYEWVVTKKTGRASESDLLALAERGAKSFNEEKIQRRLSESGLEMLGKLKEQGEKPVMKSKRNRIYRKELALAFLLLTASARSLLSAHGIHFYYLLFQGLSFLVVGLDLIGEQVS; from the exons ATGGCCCCAAGCTCTGTGGTGGTCAATATTGAGAAGCCTGGTGGAAATAATGGAATAGCTCTGGTAGAAATCAATGATCCCAATTCACCTTTATTGCAGGACAAGCAGAAAGTGGCAGGTCCTAAGCAGTTTACATGGGTTCTTTTTCTCAAAGCACAGAGAGCTCTGGGATGTATTCCATGGTTAGTTACAGGTTTGTTGGCAATGTTTGTTTCAGTCAAGAAACGCATTGCGCATTCAGATGCAACAGATGAAGATTACAAGTATAGAGGGAGGTTGTATAAGTTTTTGAAGGCCTTCCTTGCTATTTCAGTGGTGGCTTTGGTCATTGAGATTATAGCTTATTTTCAGAAATGGAATTTGAGTATGATTCGTCCTTGGGAGGTTCATGGTGCTGTGCAATGGTGTTATATGGCCTGGCTGACCTTAAGAGTTGATTATGCTGCTCCCTTCCTGGTAATGCTTTCCAAGTTCTGCATTGTACTTTTCATGATTCAGTCTTTGGATCGACTGGTGCTTTGCCTTGGATGGTTCTGGATTAAGTTCAAGAAGCTGATGCCAGTGGTAGAAGGAGAAGCATATGACATCGAGGATGCCTCAAGTTTCCCTATGGTTCTTGTACAGATTCCCATGTGCAATGAGAAAGAG GTCTACGAACAATCAATTGCAGCTGTCTGCCAGCTAGATTGGCCAAAGGATCGACTTTTGGTTCAAGTCTTGGATGATTCTGATGATGAAATTGCACAGGCATTGATAAGAACCGAAGTGCTGTCGTGGAAAGAGAAAGGCGTTAACATAGTGTACAGGCATCGGTTCATTAGAACAGGTTACAAAGCTGGAAATCTCAAATCAGCAATGGCCTGTGACTATGTCAAAGACTTCGAGTTTGTTGCCATATTTGATGCTGATTTTCAACCAAATCCTGACTTCCTAAAGCAGACAATTCCTCATTTCAAG GGAAAACCAGAAGTAGGGCTAGTCCAGGCTCGATGGTCCTTCGTCAACAAGGATGAGAATCTACTAACTAGACTCCAGAATATAAACTTATGCTTCCATTTTGCGGTGGAGCAACAAGTAAATGGTGTGTTTCTGAACTTCTTCGGATTCAATGGCACGGCTGGTGTCTGGAGGATCAAGGCCTTGGAAGACTCTGGAGGGTGGCTCGATAGGACAACAGTGGAGGACATGGATATTGCAGTCCGGGCTCACTTGCAAGGCTGGAAATTCATATACCTTGATGATGTTAGGGTGCTCTGCGAGCTGCCTGAATCTTATGAAGCCTACAGAAAGCAACAGCATCGTTGGCATTCTGGCCCTATGCAGCTCTTTAGATTGTGCCTACCTGCCATCATAACTTCCAAC ATATCAATCTGGAAGAAAGCCAACATgattttcctcttctttctcCTGAGGAAATTGATACTTCCTTTCTACTCATTCACGTTATTCTGCATCATACTTCCATTAACTATGTTCATACCAGAGGCTGAGTTACCTGCTTGGGTTATATGCTACGTCCCCATCGTTCTGTCTATATTGAATATCCTTCCAGCACCAAAGTCTTTCCCATTTTTGATGCCTTACCTGCTGTTCGAGAACACAATGTCCGTGACAAAATTTAATGCAATGATCTCCGGCCTATTTCAGCTGGGAAGTGCCTATGAATGGGTAGTCACCAAGAAGACAGGCCGAGCATCGGAATCAGATTTATTAGCCCTTGCTGAGAGAGGAGCGAAATCTTTTAACGAAGAAAAGATTCAGAGGAGGCTTTCGGAATCAGGACTCGAAATGCTCGGAAAGCTAAAGGAGCAAGGGGAGAAGCCAGTGATGAAGAGCAAGAGGAACAGAATCTACAGGAAGGAACTTGCCCTTGCTTTTCTTTTACTCACAGCATCAGCAAGAAGCCTGCTGTCAGCACATGGAATTCATTTCTATTACTTGCTGTTTCAGGGCTTATCCTTCCTGGTGGTTGGCCTGGATTTAATCGGAGAGCAGGTAAGCTAA
- the LOC113724123 gene encoding xyloglucan glycosyltransferase 4-like isoform X2 produces the protein MAPSSVVVNIEKPGGNNGIALVEINDPNSPLLQDKQKVAGPKQFTWVLFLKAQRALGCIPWLVTGLLAMFVSVKKRIAHSDATDEDYKYRGRLYKFLKAFLAISVVALVIEIIAYFQKWNLSMIRPWEVHGAVQWCYMAWLTLRVDYAAPFLVMLSKFCIVLFMIQSLDRLVLCLGWFWIKFKKLMPVVEGEAYDIEDASSFPMVLVQIPMCNEKEVYEQSIAAVCQLDWPKDRLLVQVLDDSDDEIAQALIRTEVLSWKEKGVNIVYRHRFIRTGYKAGNLKSAMACDYVKDFEFVAIFDADFQPNPDFLKQTIPHFKGKPEVGLVQARWSFVNKDENLLTRLQNINLCFHFAVEQQVNGVFLNFFGFNGTAGVWRIKALEDSGGWLDRTTVEDMDIAVRAHLQGWKFIYLDDVRVLCELPESYEAYRKQQHRWHSGPMQLFRLCLPAIITSNLGSAYEWVVTKKTGRASESDLLALAERGAKSFNEEKIQRRLSESGLEMLGKLKEQGEKPVMKSKRNRIYRKELALAFLLLTASARSLLSAHGIHFYYLLFQGLSFLVVGLDLIGEQVS, from the exons ATGGCCCCAAGCTCTGTGGTGGTCAATATTGAGAAGCCTGGTGGAAATAATGGAATAGCTCTGGTAGAAATCAATGATCCCAATTCACCTTTATTGCAGGACAAGCAGAAAGTGGCAGGTCCTAAGCAGTTTACATGGGTTCTTTTTCTCAAAGCACAGAGAGCTCTGGGATGTATTCCATGGTTAGTTACAGGTTTGTTGGCAATGTTTGTTTCAGTCAAGAAACGCATTGCGCATTCAGATGCAACAGATGAAGATTACAAGTATAGAGGGAGGTTGTATAAGTTTTTGAAGGCCTTCCTTGCTATTTCAGTGGTGGCTTTGGTCATTGAGATTATAGCTTATTTTCAGAAATGGAATTTGAGTATGATTCGTCCTTGGGAGGTTCATGGTGCTGTGCAATGGTGTTATATGGCCTGGCTGACCTTAAGAGTTGATTATGCTGCTCCCTTCCTGGTAATGCTTTCCAAGTTCTGCATTGTACTTTTCATGATTCAGTCTTTGGATCGACTGGTGCTTTGCCTTGGATGGTTCTGGATTAAGTTCAAGAAGCTGATGCCAGTGGTAGAAGGAGAAGCATATGACATCGAGGATGCCTCAAGTTTCCCTATGGTTCTTGTACAGATTCCCATGTGCAATGAGAAAGAG GTCTACGAACAATCAATTGCAGCTGTCTGCCAGCTAGATTGGCCAAAGGATCGACTTTTGGTTCAAGTCTTGGATGATTCTGATGATGAAATTGCACAGGCATTGATAAGAACCGAAGTGCTGTCGTGGAAAGAGAAAGGCGTTAACATAGTGTACAGGCATCGGTTCATTAGAACAGGTTACAAAGCTGGAAATCTCAAATCAGCAATGGCCTGTGACTATGTCAAAGACTTCGAGTTTGTTGCCATATTTGATGCTGATTTTCAACCAAATCCTGACTTCCTAAAGCAGACAATTCCTCATTTCAAG GGAAAACCAGAAGTAGGGCTAGTCCAGGCTCGATGGTCCTTCGTCAACAAGGATGAGAATCTACTAACTAGACTCCAGAATATAAACTTATGCTTCCATTTTGCGGTGGAGCAACAAGTAAATGGTGTGTTTCTGAACTTCTTCGGATTCAATGGCACGGCTGGTGTCTGGAGGATCAAGGCCTTGGAAGACTCTGGAGGGTGGCTCGATAGGACAACAGTGGAGGACATGGATATTGCAGTCCGGGCTCACTTGCAAGGCTGGAAATTCATATACCTTGATGATGTTAGGGTGCTCTGCGAGCTGCCTGAATCTTATGAAGCCTACAGAAAGCAACAGCATCGTTGGCATTCTGGCCCTATGCAGCTCTTTAGATTGTGCCTACCTGCCATCATAACTTCCAAC CTGGGAAGTGCCTATGAATGGGTAGTCACCAAGAAGACAGGCCGAGCATCGGAATCAGATTTATTAGCCCTTGCTGAGAGAGGAGCGAAATCTTTTAACGAAGAAAAGATTCAGAGGAGGCTTTCGGAATCAGGACTCGAAATGCTCGGAAAGCTAAAGGAGCAAGGGGAGAAGCCAGTGATGAAGAGCAAGAGGAACAGAATCTACAGGAAGGAACTTGCCCTTGCTTTTCTTTTACTCACAGCATCAGCAAGAAGCCTGCTGTCAGCACATGGAATTCATTTCTATTACTTGCTGTTTCAGGGCTTATCCTTCCTGGTGGTTGGCCTGGATTTAATCGGAGAGCAGGTAAGCTAA